One genomic window of Anopheles stephensi strain Indian unplaced genomic scaffold, UCI_ANSTEP_V1.0 ucontig283, whole genome shotgun sequence includes the following:
- the LOC118516387 gene encoding zinc finger protein 583-like isoform X2 has product MDTDNELDIDSPFVKKENSCKICGENEGPMESIFCNADDKALLNKIYKCTRVEVTPVCGLISPICEYCHRRIDQFDENAQPKVVEFVIKTELEPEPLDYDPLNVGNLIDPMAIDVKSEHDSEAESDYREKCIQRRGTRIVIKSPPRSRTTRRRRRLNSGSRKLQRGNSKASEKGSSSDDISSNEGEEEEDNLSEHSSETRRPVRSSRISSPEEEKPKSSDSESELGEEPEFEDGNESGLEEETDPASLSEEEPKKRGRPRRGQTGANRKKPKRAESPKQCEVCGKQVQYMREHMRLHRIESQHPCPHCDRTFVQANNLKYHIRKHLGEKPFACKQCKKQFYCEAHLKSHMRVHGPQGLFQCTMCPKSFNQECNLKKHLRVHTGEKPYVCDKCGKRFNSTSNLRNHARLHSDERPLTCDHCSKSFVDVHHLQRHIRVHTGERPYICHVCFQAYYCQTGLMDHLKTHIEKKSFKLD; this is encoded by the exons atgGATACTGACAACGAACTAGACATCGATAG TCCCTTcgtgaagaaggaaaacagcTGCAAAATTTGTGGTGAAAATGAAGGACCGATGGAGTCGATCTTTTGCAATGCAGACGACAAGGCGCTGCTGAACAAAATCTACAAATGTACACGGGTAGAG GTAACACCGGTTTGTGGATTGATTTCACCCATCTGCGAGTACTGCCACCGGCGGATCGATCAGTTCGACGAGAATGCACAGCCGAAGGTGGTTGAGTTTGTGATCAAGACAGAGCTGGAACCCGAACCACTCGACTATGATCCGCTCAACGTTGGCAACCTGATCGATCCGATGGCTATTGATG taaaatcTGAACATGATTCGGAAGCGGAAAGTGACTACAGGGAAAAATGCATACAACGACGGGGAACAAGAATAGTGATCAAAAGTCCACCCCGCAGTAGAACGACACGCAGACGCCGGAGGTTGAATTCCGGCTCCAGAAAGCTACAGAGAGGCAACAGCAAAGCCAGCGAAAAAGGGTCTTCCTCCGATGATATAAGCTCAAATGAaggagaggaagaagaagacaatcTCTCCGAACATTCCAGCGAAACACGGCGGCCTGTAAGATCCTCACGCATATCCTCTCCGGAAGAGGAAAAGCCTAAATCCAGCGACAGCGAATCAGAGCTCGGCGAGGAGCCAGAGTTTGAGGATGGCAATGAGTCCGGCCTGGAGGAAGAAACCGACCCCGCAAGCCTTTCCGAGGAAGAGCCCAAAAAACGGGGACGTCCTAGGCGTGGTCAAACGGGGGCGAACAGGAAAAAACCGAAACGTGCAGAATCTCCGAAGCAATGTGAGGTGTGCGGCAAGCAGGTGCAGTATATGCGGGAACATATGCGCCTGCACCGGATAGAGTCGCAGCACCCGTGCCCGCACTGTGATCGAACGTTTGTGCAGGCAAACAATCTAAAGTACCACATAAGGAAACATTTGGGCGAAAAGCCGTTCGCTTGCAAGCAGTGCAAGAAGCAGTTTTACTGTGAAGCACACCTCAAGTCGCACATGCGAGTGCACGGGCCGCAAGGGCTGTTTCAGTGTACCATGTGCCCGAAAAGCTTCAACCAGGAGTGTAATCTGAAGAAGCATCTGCGGGTGCATACGGGCGAGAAGCCGTACGTGTGTGACAAGTGTGGGAAGCGGTTTAACAGCACTTCCAATTTGAGGAATCACGCACGATTGCATTCGGACGAGCGGCCGCTGACGTGTGATCACTGTTCGAAAAGCTTCGTCGATGTGCATCATCTGCAGCGACATATACGGGTGCATACGG gaGAAAGACCGTACATTTGCCATGTGTGTTTCCAAGCCTACTACTGCCAGACCGGTCTGATGGACCACCTGAAGACGCACATCGAGAAAAAGTCTTTCAAGCTAGATTAG
- the LOC118516387 gene encoding probable cytochrome P450 305a1 isoform X1, which translates to MITLTLAALALILLVAFLLKELWRPANYPPGPRWLPIVGNTPLVRKMAAKHGGLLANVFDKLSESYRSSVIGLKLGRERVVVGLGYDEVKDILCNEAFQGRPDNFFIRLRTLGTRLGITCTDGAFWNEQRSFVTRHLRNVGYGRQAMHAQIQTELNELLDVLENRMEQPIWPGSILAISVINVLWTIVTGSRVPREDDRLQCLLQLLRERSKAFDMSGGTLNQLPWLRFIAPEWSGYNLVRRFNKQLTEFFTPTIEQHHENFSADKAVDDLIYAYIKEMRDRKDSNPESNFTDVQLTMIILDIFIAGGQTTSTTLDLALMMMLVRPDVQEKVHEELDAQLTFGTMPHYEDRVKLPYVEAFLLEVHRFFSIAPVNGPRRAITDCALGGYRVPKNTTVLMGLRNVHMDPAHWGDPEVFRPERFLDEERQIVNTERVLAFGQGKRRCLGETLARSCLFTFFVGIMQRFCLVGPSDDGEDADMAPSMTLRPGITLSAKPYNVVFQPRKRNERNSQQK; encoded by the exons ATGATCACACTAACGCTGGCTGCACTGGCACTGATCCTGCTGGTAGCATTTCTACTGAAGGAACTATGGCGGCCAGCGAACTATCCTCCAG GACCCCGATGGCTACCGATCGTCGGCAACACTCCGCTAGTGCGCAAGATGGCGGCCAAGCATGGTGGACTATTGGCGAACGTGTTCGATAAACTGTCGGAATCGTATCGAAGCAGCGTGATTGGACTGAAGCTTGGTCGGGAACGCGTTGTCGTTGGGCTGGGATACGATGAGGTGAAGGACATTCTGTGCAATGAAGCGTTTCAGGGCCGTCCGGACAATTTCTTCATCCGACTGCGCACGTTGGGAACGAG ATTGGGCATCACTTGTACGGATGGTGCATTCTGGAACGAGCAGAGAAGCTTCGTCACTCGGCATCTGCGTAACGTCGGCTACGGACGGCAGGCAATGCACGCTCAGATTCAAACGGAGCTAAACGAACTGCTGGATGTGCTCGAAAACCGAATGGAACAACCAATCTGGCCTGGATCGATTCTCGCGATCAGCGTGATCAATGTGCTCTGGACGATCGTAACCGGTTCCCGCGTTCCGCGAGAAGATGATCGTTTGCAGTGCCTACTCCAGCTGCTTCGGGAACGTTCGAAAGCTTTCGACATGTCCGGTGGCACCCTGAACCAACTGCCCTGGCTACGGTTTATCGCACCCGAATGGAGTGGGTACAATCTGGTGCGACGCTTCAACAAACAGCTGACGGAATTCTTCACTCCAACGATCGAGCAGCATCACGAGAACTTCTCCGCCGATAAAGCGGTGGACGATCTCATCTATGCGTACATTAAGGAGATGCGCGATCGCAAGGATTCCAACCCCGAGTCCAACTTTACCGACGTGCAGCTGACGATGATCATACTGGACATCTTTATCGCCGGTGGGCAAACTACGAGCACGACGCTCGATCTTGCCCTCATGATGATGCTCGTCCGTCCGGATGTGCAGGAAAAGGTGCACGAAGAGCTCGATGCTCAGCTAACCTTCGGCACGATGCCCCACTATGAGGATCGTGTGAAGCTTCCGTACGTGGAGGCGTTCCTGCTCGAAGTGCATCGTTTCTTTAGCATTGCGCCGGTGAATGGACCGCGGCGTGCGATCACGGATTGCGCGCTCGGGGGCTATCGTGTGCCGAAGAATACGACCGTTTTAATGGGACTGCGCAACGTGCACATGGACCCGGCGCATTGGGGCGATCCGGAAGTGTTTCGTCCGGAACGGTTCCTCGACGAGGAACGGCAGATCGTTAACACGGAACGGGTGCTAGCGTTTGGCCAGGGCAAGCGTAGATGTCTCGGTGAAACATTGGCCCGGTCCTGTCTGTTTACGTTCTTTGTGGGGATTATGCAGCGGTTCTGTCTCGTCGGACCGAGCGATGACGGGGAGGACGCCGATATGGCACCATCCATGACACTCAGGCCGGGAATAACGCTCTCGGCGAAACCTTACAATGTGGTGTTTCAACCGAGAAAGCGCAATGAGAGGAACTCACAGCAAAAGTGA